Proteins encoded within one genomic window of Nilaparvata lugens isolate BPH chromosome 11, ASM1435652v1, whole genome shotgun sequence:
- the LOC120353717 gene encoding ATP synthase subunit gamma, mitochondrial-like, whose product MSSNLRAIQKRLKSVTSIQKITRSMRMVSAAKYARAEKLLSDVKDFGLGTKVFYNLFPVEKEAKDGGGVAAFAVTSDRGLCGACHNVVSKRVVKYLEGVPENPQVVCVGEKSRSILRYRFKDNILLTVGQVGQKPPTFLDASRIVIEANELGLGEMSWFIAYNKFESIVKYETSEMEIASVKSITDSVEMYKYEVEEPEDLVDYLEFSRPALLFYAMCESSCSEQSSRMTAMDNASKNASEMIGRLQLQYNRNRQRLITTELIEIISGASALEKEE is encoded by the coding sequence ATGTCGTCCAATCTACGAGCAATACAAAAACGCTTAAAATCGGTTACAAGCATCCAAAAAATCACAAGATCTATGAGAATGGTTTCAGCCGCCAAGTATGCGCGCGCAGAAAAACTTCTATCAGATGTGAAGGATTTTGGGTTGGGCACGAAAGTGTTCTACAATCTTTTCCCAGTTGAGAAGGAGGCGAAAGACGGTGGAGGGGTGGCAGCGTTTGCCGTGACGTCAGACCGCGGTTTGTGCGGCGCTTGTCACAATGTGGTCTCCAAGAGGGTGGTGAAGTATTTGGAGGGGGTACCGGAGAACCCACAGGTGGTCTGTGTGGGAGAGAAGTCGCGTTCGATTCTACGTTACAGGTTTAAGGATAATATTTTGTTGACGGTGGGCCAGGTTGGGCAGAAACCACCGACATTCCTGGATGCTAGTAGGATTGTGATCGAGGCTAACGAGCTAGGGTTGGGTGAGATGTCGTGGTTTATCGCCTACAACAAGTTTGAGTCGATTGTAAAGTACGAGACCAGTGAGATGGAGATTGCCAGCGTGAAATCGATTACAGATTCGGTGGAAATGTATAAGTATGAAGTGGAGGAGCCCGAGGATCTGGTGGATTATCTGGAGTTTTCACGGCCCGCTCTGCTGTTCTACGCGATGTGCGAGTCGTCGTGTAGCGAGCAGTCGTCGCGGATGACGGCCATGGATAATGCGTCGAAGAACGCGTCGGAAATGATTGGACGACTGCAGTTGCAGTACAATCGCAACCGACAGCGACTCATCACGACCGAGCTGATCGAGATCATTTCGGGAGCGTCGGCtttggagaaggaggagtaa